From the genome of Syngnathus acus chromosome 24, fSynAcu1.2, whole genome shotgun sequence, one region includes:
- the LOC119117824 gene encoding toll-like receptor 5 encodes MKIFAFLVVIFVFKKVPGCLSSCSITGSVANCAFKNLHWIPPLPPNITHLYLEMNHIHEINATSLSGLEMLQVLDLGHQYSALVIQNNAFIRQRHLRKLALGFNVELHLEPEAFLGLSSLQSLYLDYCSLDESILKENYLKPLFSLETLDLFGNRMKRIQPSMFFSNMTHLKHLNLKLNRINKICEPDLAAFRGKQFKSLNLDSNNLQAMFNENFVAHTCGNPFRGISFGTLDLSHNGFSIDELRLFFKAIEGTKISFLKLSGHIGKGFSFSNLLDMDRSTFEGLRNSSINMLDMSKNRIFALQQGVFNQLSQAEVIDLSQNQVNQIHRNAFEGQEHLKKLNLSHNLLGDIRAHSFAPLKNLKVLDLSYNHIGIFGYQSFSGLFSLEVLNLTGNSLREFGFPSTLPSLSYLNLNDNKLSFAAVNTITTFAPNVTYLNIQNNKVENLQGVYIFLTNLKKLQHLVFGGNPIKWCTMNIQASEKKHSAVKVLELHSSNLQSIWSRGKCLDLFEGLNHLVELRLSSNNLRSLPNGIFKGLPSLLGMDLSSNPLTYLQPDAFPKTLKLLNLANNFIASPNPALFRTLSILNLNMNRFHCDSNLTNFLKWTRQTNVTFLSPVKDLRCEFPLAFYKVSLLDYYTHLHGTGSI; translated from the exons ATGaagatatttgcatttttggtgGTCATCTTTGTCTTCAAAAAG GTGCCAGGCTGCCTCTCGTCCTGCTCCATAACTGGCTCGGTAGCCAATTGCGCCTTCAAGAACCTACACTGGATTCCTCCCCTTCCTCCCAACATCACCCACCTGTACTTGGAGATGAACCACATCCATGAGATTAACGCCACTTCGTTGTCTGGCCTTGAGATGCTGCAAGTGCTGGACTTGGGTCATCAGTATTCAGCACTAGTGATCCAAAACAACGCATTCATCAGACAAAGACACCTCAGGAAATTGGCGCTGGGCTTCAATGTGGAGCTTCACCTTGAGCCGGAGGCCTTTTTGGGattgtcgagtttgcagagtCTTTACCTGGATTACTGCTCACTTGATGAATCCATCCTGAAGGAAAACTATCTGAAGCCGCTTTTTTCATTGGAAACTCTTGACCTATTTGGTAACCGGATGAAGAGAATCCAgccttcaatgtttttttccaatatgACTCATCTGAAACATTTGAATCTAAAACTGAATCGTATCAACAAAATATGTGAGCCTGATCTGGCTGCCTTCCGgggaaaacaatttaaatcCTTGAATTTAGACTCCAACAACCTTCAGGCTATGTTCAATGAAAACTTTGTTGCACATACTTGTGGGAACCCTTTCAGAGGAATATCTTTTGGAACACTTGACTTATCCCATAATGGTTTCAGCATAGACGAGTTAAGACTATTTTTCAAAGCTATCGAGGGTACTAAGATTTCTTTTCTCAAGCTATCAGGACATATAGGTAAAGGTTTTTCCTTCAGCAATCTTTTAGATATGGACAGAAGCACTTTTGAGGGCCTCAGGAACAGCTCAATCAACATGTTGGATATGTCGAAAAACAGGATATTTGCATTACAACAGGGAGTATTCAATCAACTATCACAAGCTGAAGTTATTGATCTCTCTCAAAACCAAGTCAATCAAATCCACAGAAATGCTTTTGAAGGCCaggaacatttgaaaaagctCAACCTGTCTCATAATTTGCTGGGGGATATCCGTGCTcacagttttgctcctctgaAGAACCTTAAAGTGTTGGACCTCTCTTACAACCATATTGGTATTTTTGGCTACCAATCGTTTAGTGGACTTTTTAGCCTGGAGGTATTAAATCTGACTGGAAACTCTCTCAGGGAGTTTGGTTTCCCCAGCACTCTGCCGAGTTTAAGTTATCTTAATTTGAATGACAATAAATTGAGCTTTGCAGCAGTGAACACAATAACAACGTTTGCCCCTAATGTCACATATTTGAACATTCAGAACAACAAAGTAGAAAACCTGCAGGGTGTGTACATCTTTTTGACTAACCTGAAGAAACTCCAGCATCTTGTCTTTGGAGGGAATCCCATCAAGTGGTGCACAATGAATATTCAAGCTTCTGAAAAGAAGCATAGCGCTGTTAAAGTGTTAGAGCTTCACAGCAGCAACTTGCAGTCAATTTGGTCTCGAGGCAAATGTCTCGATCTGTTCGAAGGTCTTAACCATTTGGTCGAGCTGAGATTGAGCTCTAACAATTTGCGTTCCCTTCCGAATGGCATCTTCAAAGGTCTCCCCTCCCTTCTGGGAATGGACCTCTCATCCAACCCTTTAACCTATCTCCAGCCTGATGCATTTCCTAAGACCCTCAAATTGCTTAACCTCGCTAACAACTTCATAGCGTCCCCCAACCCGGCCCTCTTCCGAACTCTTAGCATCCTCAACTTAAATATGAACCGGTTCCACTGTGATTCAAATCTGACAAACTTCTTGAAGTGGACAAGGCAAACAAATGTAACCTTTTTGAGTCCCGTTAAGGACTTGAGATGTGAATTTCCTCTAGCTTTCTATAAAGTTTCTCTGTTGGATTACTACACTCATCTTCATGGCACTGGAAGCATTTAA